A section of the bacterium genome encodes:
- a CDS encoding glycerophosphodiester phosphodiesterase: MKNLFLHRLREGRPLNIAHRGARTCAPENTLAAFTTALAHGADGIEFDVRLCRSHDWVVFHDQRLSRTTNGRGYIRMTSLEKLRRLDAGIKFGEAFRSEPVPTLADVLEMGHGRLLMNIEVKAMSNIQTRKLAGLIELLYRYDTAHKCVLSSFNPLILRKLAALAPEVPTGLILTGHRLHGRTGPPVSRVTGVKGLHVHFKALSARFLRAARERGLYLLVWGANDRRQFRPLIELGVDGIITDEPRELSQLLGRKMYS, from the coding sequence ATGAAGAATTTGTTTCTGCACCGCCTGCGCGAAGGCCGGCCGCTGAACATCGCGCATCGGGGGGCGCGCACTTGTGCCCCGGAAAACACCCTGGCCGCTTTTACCACTGCGCTGGCACACGGCGCCGACGGCATCGAGTTCGACGTGCGCCTGTGCCGCTCACACGACTGGGTGGTTTTTCACGACCAGCGCTTGAGCCGGACCACCAACGGCCGCGGCTACATCCGCATGACTTCGCTCGAAAAGCTCCGCCGCCTCGATGCCGGCATCAAGTTCGGCGAGGCTTTTCGCAGCGAGCCGGTTCCCACCCTGGCAGATGTGCTGGAAATGGGGCACGGCCGCTTGTTGATGAACATCGAAGTCAAGGCCATGTCCAACATTCAGACGCGCAAACTCGCGGGGCTCATCGAGCTGCTCTATCGCTACGATACGGCCCACAAGTGCGTCCTGTCTTCTTTCAATCCGCTGATTCTGCGCAAGCTGGCCGCGCTCGCGCCCGAGGTGCCCACCGGCCTGATCCTGACCGGGCATCGCCTGCACGGCCGCACCGGTCCGCCGGTCAGCCGCGTCACCGGCGTGAAGGGTTTGCATGTGCACTTCAAGGCGCTCAGCGCCCGTTTCCTGCGCGCCGCGCGTGAGCGTGGGCTGTATTTGCTGGTGTGGGGCGCCAATGATCGCAGGCAGTTTCGTCCATTGATTGAACTCGGCGTGGACGGCATCATCACCGACGAGCCACGGGAATTGAGCCAACTTCTGGGCAGGAAGATGTATTCATGA
- a CDS encoding oligosaccharide flippase family protein has product MFSSIKRLTQHSLVYGLGHVLARSLGFLLIPLHTNVLASDLYGMASLLFSSMAVMTILYGFGLDSAFLRYYILARTPADKRRIFATAFWSITLVAAFLSLAAWAGARPIAEWLFERPGYSHLVRLAAASLFCDALAFLPLLLLRAEERSVPFIAQRFANVALSFLLNYIFLINLGRGLAGIFEANLIAALLSCALVLPLTLRHLMPALDRSTLITLLRFGLPFLPSTLAVVAIDQLDRFLLRLLTDLQTVGIYSAGYRLGLLMSLLVTAFRFAWVPFFMNTAEDAGAKAVFARVLTYFMFVCAVIFLAMSLFLDEIVRLRLGSFHLFGEAYWSGMFIVPIVMLAYWLYGVAQNFLAGITLQEKTAYFPLITGASLFVNAGANLLLIPLFGMAGAAWATVAAYAVMTLLSYLISQRLYFIAYERMRLAKIVLVTAVLYGVHALAAPGLWWRAGLLLLFPLALAAVGFFEPQEWRAFKRVVARRPTARVIEKDKSVAEKINPQETGGRV; this is encoded by the coding sequence ATGTTCTCCAGCATCAAAAGGCTGACGCAACACTCCCTCGTTTATGGCCTCGGGCACGTGCTGGCCCGCTCCCTGGGCTTTCTGCTCATTCCTTTGCACACCAATGTTTTGGCCAGCGATCTTTACGGCATGGCCAGCCTGCTGTTCTCCAGCATGGCGGTGATGACGATTCTCTACGGCTTTGGCCTGGATTCGGCGTTTCTGCGATACTACATCCTGGCCCGCACCCCCGCGGACAAGCGCCGCATCTTCGCCACCGCGTTTTGGTCGATCACCCTGGTGGCTGCGTTTCTTTCCCTCGCGGCGTGGGCCGGCGCCCGGCCCATCGCCGAATGGCTGTTCGAACGGCCGGGCTATTCGCACTTGGTGCGCTTGGCTGCTGCCAGCCTGTTCTGCGATGCCCTCGCGTTTTTGCCTCTTTTACTTTTGCGCGCGGAAGAGCGTTCCGTACCGTTCATCGCACAACGCTTTGCCAACGTCGCGCTGAGCTTCCTGCTCAATTACATTTTCCTCATCAACCTCGGCCGCGGCTTGGCCGGCATCTTCGAAGCCAATTTGATCGCTGCGCTGCTGTCCTGCGCGCTGGTGCTGCCGCTCACCCTGCGCCATCTCATGCCCGCCCTCGACCGAAGCACGCTGATCACACTGCTGCGTTTCGGATTGCCCTTCCTGCCCTCGACGCTGGCGGTGGTCGCCATCGATCAGCTTGACCGCTTCTTGCTCCGCCTGCTGACGGATCTGCAGACGGTCGGCATCTACAGCGCCGGCTACCGCCTGGGTTTGTTGATGAGCCTGCTCGTCACCGCTTTCCGCTTTGCCTGGGTGCCATTTTTCATGAACACCGCCGAGGACGCCGGCGCGAAAGCCGTGTTTGCCCGCGTGTTGACGTATTTCATGTTCGTTTGCGCCGTGATCTTTCTTGCCATGAGTCTTTTTCTCGATGAGATCGTGCGCCTGCGCTTGGGCTCGTTTCATTTGTTCGGCGAAGCGTATTGGAGCGGCATGTTCATCGTGCCGATCGTGATGCTCGCCTACTGGCTCTATGGCGTGGCGCAAAATTTTCTGGCCGGCATCACGCTGCAGGAGAAGACGGCCTATTTTCCCCTCATCACCGGCGCCAGCCTGTTCGTCAACGCGGGCGCCAATCTCTTGCTCATTCCGCTTTTCGGCATGGCCGGCGCGGCCTGGGCCACGGTGGCTGCCTACGCTGTGATGACGCTGCTGTCCTACTTGATTTCGCAACGGCTGTACTTTATCGCGTACGAACGCATGCGCCTCGCCAAAATCGTGCTGGTGACGGCTGTGCTTTACGGGGTGCATGCGCTGGCCGCGCCGGGCTTGTGGTGGCGCGCCGGTTTGCTGCTGCTCTTTCCGCTCGCGCTGGCGGCAGTGGGATTCTTCGAGCCGCAGGAGTGGCGGGCGTTCAAACGGGTGGTGGCCCGCCGGCCGACCGCCAGGGTCATCGAAAAGGATAAAAGTGTTGCAGAAAAAATCAACCCCCAAGAAACCGGCGGCCGCGTCTAA
- a CDS encoding glycosyltransferase: protein MQKKSTPKKPAAASNDRKPHVLFLAYYFPPLGMAGTLRVAKWCKYLAREGWQVSVVTVKPVAYYASDPSLLAEIPETTILRTGSLDPARVLHLLGGGAAPRPSGRGGMGGLLYWFLLPDPRVLWLPFAWWRARREVRRQGIRYVVTSGPPHSCHFVGWLLARFQKVVWVSDFRDTWLREEFPQAPTRLHRALQNFLEKVIVRSADAVTAVSQSLAVQLQQTGKRAPETTHFLPHGYDHEDFAPMVKRNDHRFQVSYVGALSQIQDPRPLLAGFRAFIDTAGLTPQAVRLRLVGADLTGCLPQWIAAAGLHDFVDLAGYLPHAQAVAEMQAADVLVFLANPGTGPTIIPSKTFEYLAAGKPILLIGEKIEGVHFLLQHARSRHCDFEALDAIARALLAFYKEFCAAEASPAPAAPLEFSRQRQAQRLAEILRGLDQNRASF from the coding sequence TTGCAGAAAAAATCAACCCCCAAGAAACCGGCGGCCGCGTCTAATGACCGCAAGCCGCACGTACTCTTTCTTGCCTACTACTTTCCGCCGTTGGGCATGGCCGGCACCTTGCGCGTAGCCAAATGGTGCAAGTATCTTGCGCGCGAGGGGTGGCAAGTCAGCGTGGTCACGGTCAAGCCGGTTGCCTATTATGCTTCTGATCCCAGCTTGCTGGCTGAGATACCGGAAACCACGATTCTGCGCACCGGCTCGCTTGATCCGGCGCGCGTGTTGCATTTGTTAGGTGGCGGTGCGGCGCCGCGCCCCTCCGGTCGCGGTGGCATGGGAGGTTTGCTGTATTGGTTCTTGCTGCCTGATCCGCGCGTGCTGTGGCTGCCGTTTGCGTGGTGGCGCGCGCGGCGTGAAGTGCGGCGCCAGGGCATTCGCTACGTCGTCACGTCCGGCCCGCCGCATTCCTGCCATTTCGTCGGCTGGTTGCTCGCGCGTTTTCAAAAAGTCGTTTGGGTCAGTGATTTTCGCGACACCTGGCTGCGCGAGGAGTTTCCCCAGGCGCCGACCAGGTTGCATCGCGCGCTGCAGAATTTTTTGGAGAAGGTGATTGTGCGCTCGGCAGACGCGGTGACCGCGGTCTCTCAGAGCCTCGCCGTGCAGTTGCAGCAAACCGGCAAGCGCGCGCCGGAAACCACGCATTTCCTGCCGCACGGTTATGATCACGAAGATTTCGCGCCGATGGTGAAGCGCAACGACCATCGCTTTCAGGTTTCCTATGTCGGCGCCCTGTCACAGATACAAGATCCGCGGCCGCTGCTGGCCGGCTTTCGCGCCTTTATCGACACCGCCGGGCTGACGCCGCAGGCGGTGCGCCTGCGCCTGGTCGGCGCTGACTTGACCGGCTGCCTGCCCCAGTGGATTGCGGCAGCGGGGCTGCACGACTTCGTGGATCTCGCCGGCTATCTGCCGCACGCGCAGGCCGTTGCTGAAATGCAGGCCGCGGATGTGCTGGTGTTTCTTGCCAATCCCGGCACCGGCCCGACCATCATTCCCAGCAAAACTTTTGAATATCTCGCCGCCGGCAAACCGATCCTGCTGATCGGCGAAAAGATTGAAGGCGTGCACTTTCTGTTGCAGCACGCGCGCAGCCGGCATTGCGACTTCGAAGCGCTCGATGCCATTGCTCGGGCGCTGCTGGCCTTCTACAAGGAGTTTTGCGCAGCCGAGGCAAGCCCGGCACCGGCCGCGCCCCTGGAATTCTCGCGCCAGCGTCAGGCGCAACGCCTCGCCGAAATTTTGCGCGGCCTCGATCAAAACCGGGCAAGTTTCTGA
- a CDS encoding M23 family metallopeptidase has translation MKMLLTLGLTMLAGSGWAQEYVWPTNASRYLTSSFGESRPRRFHAGIDVKTWNKTGYQAIATRSGYIERMVVSPFGYGRALYLRLDTGEVAVYAHLERFNTALQAVAERQQEAAGEFRLDVSFRPGMLPVKQGEVIGYTGDTGIGVPHLHFEIRDRHGRPTNPLSRNFPVLDQVAPTVTGLAVTPLTPGALIDGDFLPQVFRPVNANGRFVIPQPIRVAGRVGLAVAAFDRVSGVHNQFGVYRYQLFVDDSLQFQSQFDRLSFEENKLIELVQDFALNQQGQGRMHRLFRDPANTLAIYTHLNAHAGAVLAGPAASGLAGLSDSDGLLSPAFTVADAPGLALGEHDFRVVAEDYYGNARTVSGKLVVVPQFTITVTAREQQPNRIICTVKSLSPPHEVKEVAAAVLVGGTQWRELAAVYRQIDPTDSALAWEITGGEAYAGTPFSPEFAPVPAEEPDVFVHHQGAAVVRFVATDQNGLPSLPFYLTTNAAAAGATPFQLTVRKDFQPQFLRVEISATRVLREPPQLTLTANDREVTPRLITPEADRYVGVVPLADLAADSVTLEATASSASGENTWWRERFANVAIRPRQTATLRAADGKLRVHFNSTSVYWPIYGRVEVDPSSAGPLGAVYRVAPQEVPLDNGATVELGFPDSLAKPEQLGVATRSEKGWQFLDNKLNLRERTVSAKVYSLRDYTLIRDDVPPIVIVRYPAPGGVVTDRRPKFVVTVDDSISGFESERSLEFRLDGVKVIAEYDPEAKQIWYQPKTSLAPGTHALAVQARDQCGNVTRREIQFRVR, from the coding sequence ATGAAAATGCTTCTAACTTTGGGTTTGACGATGCTCGCCGGCAGCGGCTGGGCGCAGGAGTATGTCTGGCCGACCAATGCCAGCCGCTATCTCACTTCTTCTTTCGGCGAATCGCGGCCGCGGCGTTTTCATGCCGGCATCGATGTCAAAACGTGGAACAAAACCGGTTATCAGGCAATCGCCACGCGCAGCGGTTACATCGAGCGCATGGTGGTCTCACCGTTCGGCTACGGCCGCGCCCTGTACCTTCGCCTCGATACCGGCGAAGTGGCCGTCTATGCACATCTCGAGCGCTTCAACACTGCGCTGCAGGCCGTGGCGGAACGCCAACAAGAGGCGGCCGGCGAATTTCGCCTCGATGTCTCCTTTCGTCCCGGCATGCTGCCGGTGAAACAAGGAGAAGTCATCGGCTACACCGGCGACACCGGCATCGGTGTGCCGCATCTGCATTTCGAGATTCGCGACCGCCACGGCCGGCCCACCAATCCGCTTAGCCGCAATTTCCCCGTGCTCGATCAAGTGGCGCCCACGGTCACCGGCCTCGCCGTGACGCCGCTCACGCCGGGCGCGCTCATCGACGGCGATTTTCTTCCCCAAGTCTTTCGACCGGTCAACGCCAATGGCCGCTTTGTCATTCCACAGCCGATTCGCGTTGCCGGCCGCGTCGGCCTGGCGGTGGCGGCGTTCGACCGCGTTTCCGGCGTTCACAATCAATTCGGCGTCTATCGCTACCAGCTCTTCGTCGATGACAGCCTGCAGTTTCAATCACAATTCGACCGCCTCTCGTTTGAAGAGAACAAACTCATCGAACTGGTGCAGGATTTCGCCCTGAATCAACAAGGCCAGGGCCGCATGCACCGCCTCTTTCGCGATCCGGCGAATACGCTGGCCATCTACACGCATCTCAACGCCCACGCCGGCGCCGTGCTCGCCGGGCCGGCTGCCAGCGGTCTCGCCGGCTTGTCTGACTCTGATGGTTTGCTGTCTCCCGCATTCACAGTTGCCGATGCGCCCGGCCTGGCTTTGGGCGAACACGATTTTCGTGTGGTGGCCGAAGACTACTATGGCAATGCCCGGACCGTGAGCGGCAAGCTGGTGGTCGTGCCGCAGTTCACCATCACGGTGACGGCGCGTGAGCAGCAGCCGAATCGAATCATCTGCACGGTGAAATCACTCTCCCCGCCGCACGAAGTGAAGGAAGTGGCTGCGGCGGTTCTGGTCGGCGGCACTCAATGGCGTGAGTTGGCGGCGGTATACCGCCAGATCGATCCCACGGACAGCGCGCTGGCATGGGAAATCACGGGCGGTGAAGCCTACGCCGGCACGCCGTTTTCGCCGGAGTTTGCACCGGTGCCCGCCGAGGAGCCGGATGTTTTTGTGCATCATCAAGGTGCGGCAGTGGTGCGGTTCGTGGCCACGGATCAAAACGGCCTGCCTTCACTGCCGTTCTACCTGACCACCAACGCCGCAGCGGCGGGCGCAACGCCGTTTCAACTCACCGTGCGCAAAGATTTTCAGCCGCAGTTTTTGCGCGTGGAGATTTCGGCCACGCGCGTTTTGCGCGAACCGCCGCAGTTGACGCTCACCGCCAATGATCGCGAGGTGACGCCGCGGTTGATCACGCCGGAGGCCGATCGTTACGTGGGCGTCGTACCGCTGGCCGATCTCGCCGCTGATTCCGTCACGCTGGAGGCAACCGCAAGCAGCGCCTCCGGCGAGAACACTTGGTGGCGGGAACGTTTTGCCAATGTTGCCATCCGGCCGCGGCAGACGGCCACGCTGCGCGCCGCGGACGGCAAGCTGCGCGTGCATTTCAATTCTACCTCGGTTTACTGGCCGATCTACGGCCGTGTCGAAGTGGATCCCAGCAGTGCCGGGCCGCTGGGCGCAGTCTATCGCGTCGCCCCGCAGGAGGTGCCGCTGGACAACGGCGCCACGGTTGAACTCGGCTTTCCTGACTCGCTGGCCAAGCCCGAGCAGCTTGGCGTTGCCACGCGCAGCGAGAAAGGCTGGCAGTTTCTCGACAATAAGCTGAACCTGCGCGAGCGCACGGTATCGGCGAAGGTCTACAGCCTGCGCGATTACACGTTGATCCGCGATGACGTGCCGCCGATCGTAATCGTGCGCTATCCCGCACCCGGCGGCGTCGTGACCGATCGCCGTCCAAAATTCGTGGTCACGGTCGATGACAGCATCTCCGGTTTCGAGTCGGAGCGCAGCCTCGAGTTCCGGCTCGATGGCGTGAAGGTGATCGCCGAGTATGATCCGGAAGCCAAGCAGATTTGGTATCAACCCAAAACCAGCCTAGCGCCCGGCACGCACGCGCTCGCCGTGCAAGCCCGCGATCAGTGCGGCAATGTGACACGGCGGGAAATCCAGTTCAGAGTGCGTTAG
- a CDS encoding rhomboid family intramembrane serine protease, which translates to MIPLKDDNPSYGLPIINYVFIVTNLVVFFYLNALLGSGADRQFIKEYGAVPQQILQGENLLSVLTAMFVHNAAHTAHVAFNMLSLAIFGDNIEVAMGHLRYFAFYLLGGLIAGMVHVLAVADCTNPMIGASGAISAVMGAYLVLYPRRTILFFAPLVLLRLPALIYMMLWLGWQIVYRLTYDSAGGVAWFAHLGGFAAGIVLVWPFCLSRRRRAERLLGEREFIRE; encoded by the coding sequence GTGATTCCGCTGAAAGACGACAATCCCAGCTACGGCTTGCCGATCATCAACTACGTGTTCATCGTCACGAACCTGGTCGTGTTTTTTTATCTGAACGCGTTGTTGGGCAGCGGCGCAGACCGTCAGTTCATCAAGGAATACGGCGCAGTGCCCCAGCAGATTCTACAAGGGGAGAATTTATTGAGCGTGCTCACCGCCATGTTCGTGCACAACGCCGCTCACACGGCGCACGTGGCGTTCAACATGCTGTCGCTGGCGATCTTCGGGGACAATATCGAAGTGGCCATGGGACACCTGCGCTATTTCGCCTTCTATCTGCTCGGCGGATTGATCGCCGGCATGGTTCATGTCTTGGCTGTGGCCGACTGCACAAATCCCATGATCGGCGCAAGCGGCGCCATCAGCGCGGTGATGGGCGCCTATCTCGTGCTTTATCCCCGCCGCACCATCCTCTTCTTCGCGCCTCTGGTGTTGCTGCGCCTGCCGGCGTTGATTTACATGATGCTCTGGCTCGGCTGGCAGATTGTGTATCGCCTCACCTATGACAGTGCCGGCGGTGTGGCGTGGTTTGCCCATCTCGGCGGATTTGCTGCCGGCATTGTCCTGGTGTGGCCTTTCTGTCTTTCCCGGCGCCGCCGCGCAGAACGTCTTCTGGGAGAGAGGGAATTCATTCGTGAATGA